In Bacillus sp. SB49, a single window of DNA contains:
- a CDS encoding G5 and 3D domain-containing protein yields the protein MNKEKVTKSIYIWVAAVSVLCITFLVMASYEFTKKPVQVSQNGQKEIIRTHANTVKELMSEMGITVHQHDELSHKLSDPIERGMDVNYIASKRIQLAIDRSNTEQYNTTASTVGEFFDEQGLEFQERDEVSHDLAAPIEQGMDIEVQKAFQVTLHDGGEKEKIWTTATTVGDLLKDQQVELSDLDQLNVSEEEIVKADTPIKITRIEKMTDTVEEDMEYAVETRRDESLPKGERKVLSSGENGLVTKKYEVILENGEEKSRELIEETVQKESRKEIIALGTKVEEEKAPVTVASASSDKKEARVVQASAKPSNKQDDTKTLQMHATAYTANCAGCSGVTATGIDLKENPDRKVVAVDPDVIPLGSRVWVEGYGTAIAGDTGGAIDGKRIDLFVPSKSQAHSYGRKQVTVKILD from the coding sequence ATGAACAAGGAAAAAGTGACTAAATCCATTTATATTTGGGTCGCCGCCGTATCCGTCCTGTGCATCACTTTTTTAGTAATGGCTTCCTATGAATTTACTAAAAAGCCTGTACAAGTGTCTCAAAACGGACAGAAAGAAATAATTCGCACTCATGCCAATACTGTTAAAGAACTTATGTCCGAAATGGGAATTACTGTACACCAGCATGATGAACTATCCCATAAGTTATCCGATCCGATTGAACGTGGTATGGATGTAAACTACATAGCATCGAAGCGTATTCAATTAGCCATTGATCGTTCCAATACAGAACAATACAACACGACAGCCTCTACAGTAGGTGAATTCTTCGACGAACAAGGTCTGGAGTTCCAAGAACGGGACGAGGTGTCTCATGACTTAGCAGCACCGATCGAACAAGGGATGGATATTGAAGTACAGAAAGCATTCCAAGTGACCCTCCATGATGGGGGAGAAAAAGAGAAGATATGGACAACCGCTACAACTGTCGGAGACTTACTGAAAGATCAGCAGGTTGAACTCAGCGACCTTGATCAGTTGAACGTTTCCGAGGAGGAAATCGTCAAGGCAGACACTCCTATCAAAATTACCAGAATTGAGAAAATGACGGACACTGTAGAAGAAGATATGGAGTATGCGGTGGAAACAAGGCGGGACGAGTCTCTGCCGAAAGGGGAAAGGAAAGTTCTTTCCTCCGGGGAAAACGGTCTCGTCACGAAAAAATATGAAGTCATTCTTGAGAACGGTGAAGAGAAAAGCCGAGAGCTGATAGAAGAAACGGTGCAGAAGGAAAGCAGGAAAGAGATCATAGCACTCGGTACGAAAGTGGAGGAGGAAAAAGCGCCTGTAACGGTTGCTTCTGCTTCCTCTGATAAGAAGGAAGCTCGTGTTGTTCAAGCGTCAGCCAAACCTTCTAATAAGCAGGATGATACGAAGACGTTACAAATGCATGCGACTGCCTATACGGCAAATTGCGCCGGCTGTTCCGGTGTGACTGCTACAGGAATTGATTTGAAAGAGAATCCTGATAGAAAAGTTGTTGCCGTCGATCCTGATGTCATTCCACTCGGCAGCCGTGTGTGGGTAGAAGGGTATGGCACAGCCATTGCTGGAGATACCGGGGGAGCCATCGATGGGAAACGCATTGATTTATTCGTTCCATCGAAGAGTCAGGCCCACAGCTATGGGAGAAAACAAGTAACGGTCAAAATACTGGATTAA
- the rnmV gene encoding ribonuclease M5, which produces MKIKEVIVVEGKDDTAKIKAAVDADTIETNGSAIDEEVLDRIKHAQSKRGIIIFTDPDYPGERIRHIVDQHVPNCKHAFLPKDQARAKRDKGIGIEHASIQDIRTALSSVYELVDGIEGEITKQDLIDLGLIGGSRSTDLREQLGLHLRIGKTNGKQLLKRLNMFHITPQQLGEAMKQIMQEENNE; this is translated from the coding sequence TTGAAAATAAAAGAGGTGATCGTTGTTGAAGGGAAAGATGATACAGCGAAAATCAAAGCGGCTGTAGATGCAGATACGATCGAAACGAACGGCTCTGCCATCGATGAGGAAGTTCTCGACCGCATCAAACATGCCCAGTCAAAACGTGGCATTATCATTTTCACAGACCCTGATTATCCAGGGGAGCGAATCAGACATATAGTCGACCAGCATGTCCCGAATTGTAAGCATGCATTCCTTCCGAAGGACCAGGCGAGGGCCAAACGAGATAAAGGGATTGGTATCGAACATGCATCCATCCAGGATATCCGGACTGCCCTCTCATCGGTTTATGAACTGGTGGACGGGATAGAGGGAGAGATAACGAAGCAGGATTTGATCGATCTCGGACTGATCGGCGGCTCCCGATCGACGGATCTTAGAGAACAGCTGGGGCTGCATTTAAGAATTGGAAAGACTAATGGAAAACAACTGCTTAAGCGACTGAATATGTTCCACATCACGCCACAGCAATTGGGAGAAGCGATGAAGCAGATCATGCAGGAGGAAAATAATGAATAA
- the rsmA gene encoding 16S rRNA (adenine(1518)-N(6)/adenine(1519)-N(6))-dimethyltransferase RsmA: MNNKAIATPTRTKEILKNYGFSFKKSLGQNFLIDVNILTNIIAEAGIDDTTAAIEIGPGIGALTEQLARHADKVVAFEIDQRLLPILGETLSEYNNVHIINEDILKADVAGMIEEHFEEGQKIRVVANLPYYITTPILMKLLMDRLPVDSITVMIQKEVADRMAAEPNTKSYGSLSIAVQYYTKARVALNVPKTVFMPQPNVDSSVLHLEMREEPPVHVDDESFFFDVVKATFGQRRKTLMNNLARHFKGTLDKEEIRSRLAEVNIDPQRRGESLSMDEFASLANILYK, encoded by the coding sequence ATGAATAACAAAGCCATTGCAACACCTACACGCACGAAAGAAATATTGAAGAATTACGGTTTCTCCTTCAAGAAAAGCCTTGGTCAGAACTTCTTGATCGATGTGAACATCTTGACGAATATTATTGCAGAAGCAGGGATTGACGACACAACAGCAGCTATCGAAATCGGGCCTGGAATCGGCGCGTTGACAGAACAACTTGCAAGGCATGCCGACAAGGTTGTGGCGTTTGAGATAGACCAGCGCCTGCTTCCTATTCTGGGAGAGACGCTTTCCGAATATAACAATGTCCACATCATCAATGAAGATATCCTGAAAGCGGATGTTGCCGGGATGATTGAAGAACATTTTGAAGAAGGTCAGAAAATACGCGTCGTCGCAAACCTTCCCTATTACATTACGACACCGATCCTCATGAAGTTGTTGATGGATCGTCTGCCTGTAGACAGCATCACGGTCATGATTCAAAAAGAGGTTGCTGATCGGATGGCTGCGGAACCAAATACGAAAAGTTACGGCTCCCTTTCAATAGCTGTTCAATATTACACGAAGGCCAGGGTGGCACTGAACGTGCCGAAAACCGTCTTTATGCCACAGCCCAACGTAGATTCCTCTGTTCTTCATCTGGAGATGAGAGAAGAGCCGCCGGTTCATGTCGATGATGAGTCCTTCTTCTTTGATGTTGTAAAAGCTACTTTTGGTCAGCGCCGTAAAACATTGATGAACAACCTGGCAAGGCATTTTAAGGGGACATTAGATAAAGAAGAGATCCGAAGCCGCCTGGCAGAGGTGAACATCGATCCTCAGCGCAGGGGGGAATCTCTATCGATGGATGAATTCGCCTCCTTAGCTAACATTCTTTATAAATAA
- the yabG gene encoding sporulation peptidase YabG, whose product MIANGDLVTRKSYRHDIIFRVMAQAQTVVKLMGEHVRLEADAPLDDLEKVTGAAYHRIRNEYEEQEAYSYRLFRQDYRLLKEKRDAEAGTGYTKESETNYFQLPPRILHIDGDPLFLKKCIALYEQLGLQVHGQYLHEKEMPHKVMPLIEKVHPQIVVLTGHDAYSKAKGSIRALDSYRHSKYFVEAVRNIRQKHPNFDQMVIFAGACQSHFESIIRAGANFASSPARVNIHAIDPVYVAARVAYTSFTEHINVWEVIRNTISGEDGLGGVETKGLLRIGMPYTKDQEED is encoded by the coding sequence ATGATAGCAAACGGAGATCTTGTAACACGGAAGTCCTATCGGCACGATATCATCTTCCGAGTGATGGCACAGGCTCAAACGGTTGTGAAGCTGATGGGCGAACATGTACGCCTTGAGGCTGATGCACCTCTCGATGACCTGGAAAAAGTAACAGGTGCAGCATACCACCGGATCAGAAATGAATATGAAGAGCAGGAAGCCTATTCTTACAGGCTTTTTCGTCAGGATTACCGATTGCTGAAAGAGAAAAGAGACGCAGAAGCGGGAACCGGATACACGAAGGAATCGGAGACGAACTATTTCCAACTGCCCCCCCGGATCCTTCATATTGACGGGGACCCGTTGTTTCTAAAGAAGTGTATTGCGCTGTATGAACAGCTCGGTCTTCAGGTACACGGCCAGTATCTGCATGAAAAAGAAATGCCTCACAAAGTGATGCCTCTTATCGAGAAGGTTCACCCTCAAATTGTGGTTCTTACAGGCCATGATGCATACTCAAAAGCTAAGGGGTCTATTCGAGCCCTTGACTCTTACAGACACTCCAAATATTTTGTAGAGGCCGTACGCAACATAAGGCAGAAGCACCCTAATTTCGATCAAATGGTCATTTTTGCAGGAGCCTGCCAGTCCCATTTTGAATCCATCATCCGGGCAGGAGCCAATTTCGCAAGTTCCCCGGCCCGCGTCAATATTCATGCGATCGATCCTGTTTATGTAGCTGCAAGGGTGGCATATACATCCTTTACAGAGCATATAAATGTATGGGAGGTCATCAGAAACACGATTAGTGGAGAAGATGGACTTGGCGGCGTGGAAACAAAAGGGCTGCTACGGATCGGAATGCCGTACACGAAGGATCAGGAAGAAGATTGA